One window from the genome of Salisaeta longa DSM 21114 encodes:
- the rfbA gene encoding glucose-1-phosphate thymidylyltransferase RfbA: MQRKGIILAGGAGTRLHPMTRGVSKQLLPVYDKPMVYYPLATLMLAGIREVLVISTPRDLPRFQELLGDGADWGLSLQYAVQDAPEGIAQAFVIGADFIGDDPVALILGDNIFYGEGLSGQLMRAAQRPSGGTVFAYYVNDPERYGVVDFDASGRAVSIEEKPDAPASNYAVTGLYFYDATVVDVARTLTPSARGELEITDVNRHYLRERALHVEHMGRGMAWMDAGTHDALLQAANFVQTIEARQGLKISCPEEIAWRKGWISIDDVARLGQSMANNAYGQYLLRLVRRHHAASPATS, translated from the coding sequence ATGCAACGCAAGGGGATCATTTTGGCGGGCGGCGCCGGCACGCGCCTGCATCCCATGACGCGCGGCGTGAGCAAACAGCTCTTGCCGGTGTACGACAAGCCCATGGTGTACTACCCACTGGCCACGCTCATGCTGGCGGGCATTCGTGAGGTGCTCGTCATCTCAACGCCGCGCGACCTGCCCCGCTTTCAGGAGCTATTGGGCGACGGCGCCGACTGGGGCCTCTCGTTGCAATACGCCGTGCAAGACGCCCCGGAAGGCATCGCGCAGGCCTTTGTAATTGGCGCCGACTTTATCGGAGACGATCCGGTGGCGCTCATCCTGGGCGATAACATTTTTTATGGCGAGGGCCTTAGCGGCCAGCTGATGCGCGCGGCACAACGGCCCAGCGGCGGGACGGTGTTTGCGTACTACGTAAACGACCCCGAGCGCTACGGCGTGGTCGACTTCGACGCCTCCGGCCGCGCGGTGTCGATTGAGGAAAAGCCCGACGCGCCGGCCTCCAATTACGCCGTCACCGGATTGTACTTTTACGATGCCACGGTGGTCGACGTGGCCCGCACGCTGACGCCCTCGGCGCGCGGCGAGCTCGAAATTACGGATGTCAACCGCCACTACCTGCGCGAACGCGCGCTGCACGTAGAGCACATGGGCCGGGGCATGGCCTGGATGGATGCCGGCACGCACGATGCGCTGCTGCAGGCGGCTAACTTCGTGCAAACCATTGAAGCCCGGCAGGGTCTGAAGATCAGCTGTCCGGAAGAAATCGCGTGGCGCAAGGGCTGGATTTCGATCGACGATGTCGCCCGCCTGGGGCAGTCGATGGCCAACAACGCCTACGGGCAGTACCTGCTGCGCCTCGTTCGCCGTCACCACGCCGCCTCCCCCGCCACGTCATGA
- a CDS encoding Mrp/NBP35 family ATP-binding protein, with amino-acid sequence MAVTREAVLKALSQIVEPEQRKDIVRLDLVKNLTVSDDAVSFTVVVPRPDTPFAQQVAEACRRVLHEEVDRALTVDVEVDSEMISLGDDIQVGDQGGNKKKQGGGGGVQNTIAVASGKGGVGKSTVAVNLAVALSEQGYNVALVDTDIYGPSIPKMMGMEGERPRMTDERKIKPLEKHGIKLLSMGFMVDPDKAVVWRGPMVTKAVQQFLGDVHWGDIEYMVLDLPPGTGDIQLTIVQTIPLTGALIVSTPQEIALADARKGVAMFDNVNVPVVGIVENMAYFSPPDQPDRKYYLFGRGGARTLAQDLDVPFLGEVPIEQHVREGGDDGTPVVLGHPESTSAQAFHQIAEQTVEQVALRNAEQDPTQKVEILYR; translated from the coding sequence ATGGCCGTTACCCGCGAAGCTGTGCTGAAGGCGCTGAGCCAGATTGTAGAGCCGGAGCAGCGCAAAGACATTGTGCGCCTCGACTTGGTTAAGAACCTAACGGTGAGCGACGACGCCGTTTCGTTTACCGTGGTGGTGCCCCGCCCCGACACCCCGTTTGCCCAGCAGGTGGCCGAGGCGTGCCGCCGGGTGCTGCACGAGGAGGTAGACCGCGCCCTAACTGTGGATGTGGAAGTAGACAGCGAGATGATTTCGCTGGGTGACGACATTCAAGTGGGCGACCAAGGCGGCAACAAGAAAAAGCAGGGCGGCGGGGGCGGCGTCCAAAACACGATTGCCGTGGCCAGCGGCAAGGGCGGCGTGGGCAAAAGCACCGTGGCCGTCAACCTCGCCGTGGCCCTCTCTGAACAGGGCTATAACGTCGCCCTCGTCGACACCGACATCTACGGGCCGTCGATTCCGAAGATGATGGGGATGGAGGGGGAACGCCCGCGCATGACCGACGAGCGCAAGATCAAACCGCTCGAAAAGCACGGCATCAAGCTCTTGTCGATGGGCTTCATGGTAGACCCCGACAAGGCCGTGGTGTGGCGCGGACCGATGGTTACGAAAGCGGTGCAGCAGTTTTTGGGGGATGTGCACTGGGGCGATATCGAATACATGGTGCTCGACCTGCCGCCCGGCACCGGCGACATCCAGCTTACCATCGTTCAGACGATTCCGCTCACCGGCGCCCTCATCGTGTCGACCCCCCAAGAGATTGCGCTGGCCGATGCCCGCAAAGGCGTGGCCATGTTCGACAACGTGAACGTACCGGTGGTGGGCATCGTCGAGAACATGGCCTACTTTAGCCCGCCCGACCAGCCGGATCGCAAGTACTACCTGTTTGGCCGCGGCGGCGCGCGTACCCTCGCGCAAGACCTCGATGTGCCGTTTTTGGGCGAAGTGCCCATCGAACAGCACGTGCGCGAAGGCGGCGATGATGGAACGCCGGTGGTGCTCGGTCACCCGGAGAGCACGTCGGCCCAGGCCTTCCACCAGATCGCGGAGCAAACGGTGGAACAGGTGGCCCTGCGCAACGCCGAACAAGACCCGACCCAAAAGGTGGAAATCCTCTACCGCTAG
- the rfbB gene encoding dTDP-glucose 4,6-dehydratase: MTDTPTLFVTGGCGFIGSAVVRQLISETDALVVNIDKLTYAGHRSTVQPVADSDRYHFARADVADADAMARLFDQFAPDGVLHLAAESHVDRSIDGPSDFIRTNIVGTYTLLEAARQYYRTLGGPKREGFRFLHVSTDEVYGTLGDEGAFTETTPYDPSSPYSASKASADHLARAWHRTYGLPVLVTNCSNNYGPYQFPEKLMPVVILKALVGDPIPVYGTGENVRDWLYVDDHARALRRVLRRGTVGETYNIGGKSEKQNIAVVRTICRLLDERAPRDDGTPYAEQITFVDDRPGHDWRYAIDCSKIEQDLGWTPEETFESGVARTVDWYLAHREWCERVLEDRYAMERLGTAS; this comes from the coding sequence ATGACGGATACTCCCACGCTTTTCGTAACCGGCGGATGCGGCTTCATCGGGTCGGCGGTGGTGCGCCAGCTGATTTCGGAAACCGACGCCCTGGTCGTAAACATCGACAAGCTGACGTACGCCGGCCACCGCTCTACCGTACAGCCGGTGGCCGACAGCGACCGCTACCACTTTGCGCGGGCCGACGTGGCCGATGCCGATGCGATGGCGCGCCTGTTTGATCAGTTTGCGCCGGACGGTGTGTTGCACCTGGCCGCCGAGAGCCACGTCGATCGGTCCATCGATGGGCCGTCGGATTTTATCCGCACCAACATTGTGGGGACGTACACGCTGCTGGAGGCGGCGCGGCAGTACTACCGCACGCTGGGCGGCCCGAAGCGGGAGGGCTTTCGGTTCCTCCATGTATCCACCGATGAGGTGTACGGCACGCTGGGCGATGAGGGGGCCTTTACCGAGACAACGCCGTACGACCCGAGCTCGCCGTATTCTGCCAGCAAGGCTTCGGCCGACCATCTGGCGCGGGCTTGGCATCGCACCTACGGGCTGCCCGTGCTCGTTACCAACTGCTCCAACAACTACGGGCCGTACCAATTCCCCGAAAAGCTCATGCCGGTGGTGATTTTGAAGGCGCTGGTGGGCGACCCCATTCCGGTGTATGGCACGGGCGAAAACGTGCGCGACTGGCTGTACGTGGACGATCATGCGCGGGCGCTGCGCCGGGTGCTACGCCGCGGCACGGTGGGCGAGACGTACAACATTGGCGGGAAAAGCGAAAAACAAAACATTGCGGTGGTGCGCACCATTTGCCGCTTGCTCGATGAGCGGGCCCCGCGGGACGACGGCACGCCCTATGCCGAGCAGATCACCTTTGTGGACGATCGTCCCGGCCACGACTGGCGCTATGCCATCGACTGCTCCAAGATTGAGCAGGACCTGGGATGGACACCGGAGGAGACGTTTGAAAGCGGCGTGGCCCGCACTGTGGACTGGTACCTGGCGCACCGCGAGTGGTGCGAACGGGTGCTGGAAGACCGCTACGCCATGGAGCGCCTGGGCACGGCCTCCTGA
- the rfbC gene encoding dTDP-4-dehydrorhamnose 3,5-epimerase produces the protein MTVHATDLPGVQLLVPDVYPDARGAFMELWRAARYADAGIDAAFVQDNLSRSVRGVLRGLHFQNPKPQAKLVQVLAGEVYDVVVDVRASSPTAGQWTGHYLSADNHRQLYVPEGFAHGFVVTSDEALFYYKCTAPYHPAGEHSVHWNDPALAIDWPVDDPVVSSKDAGAPPLAALPAAARTFHSTQAADG, from the coding sequence ATGACCGTTCACGCCACCGACTTGCCGGGGGTGCAGCTGCTCGTCCCCGACGTGTACCCCGATGCGCGCGGGGCATTTATGGAGCTGTGGCGCGCCGCGCGCTACGCCGACGCCGGTATTGACGCGGCCTTCGTGCAGGACAACCTATCGCGCTCGGTGCGCGGTGTGCTTCGCGGGCTGCACTTCCAGAACCCGAAGCCGCAAGCCAAGCTGGTGCAAGTGCTGGCCGGCGAAGTGTACGACGTGGTGGTTGATGTACGGGCGTCGTCGCCCACGGCCGGGCAGTGGACGGGCCACTACCTCTCGGCCGATAACCACCGGCAGCTGTACGTGCCCGAGGGGTTTGCGCACGGCTTTGTGGTGACGAGCGACGAAGCTTTGTTTTATTACAAGTGCACCGCGCCGTATCACCCGGCCGGCGAGCACAGCGTGCACTGGAACGACCCGGCGCTCGCTATCGACTGGCCCGTGGACGACCCGGTCGTATCGTCGAAAGACGCCGGGGCGCCCCCGCTCGCGGCCCTGCCGGCCGCTGCCCGTACGTTCCATTCAACGCAAGCTGCCGATGGATAA
- a CDS encoding ArsR/SmtB family transcription factor: MPDDVTTSCGTDTTPEAALPSDAVTAVTVQLLKGFADETRLKILCLLRGREICVHEIVKALDVSQSAVSHQLRTLRDARLVVHRREGRHVYYQLADAHVEEMLDNALSHGEEAA, from the coding sequence ATGCCGGACGACGTTACCACCTCTTGCGGCACCGATACAACCCCAGAGGCGGCTCTCCCGAGTGATGCCGTTACAGCGGTTACCGTTCAGCTCCTGAAAGGGTTTGCCGACGAGACGCGCCTGAAGATCCTGTGCCTCCTTCGCGGGCGCGAGATCTGTGTGCACGAGATCGTCAAGGCCCTTGACGTAAGCCAGTCGGCCGTGAGCCATCAGCTCCGTACGCTGCGTGATGCCCGCCTCGTCGTGCATCGCCGGGAGGGGCGACACGTCTACTATCAACTAGCGGATGCCCATGTGGAAGAGATGCTCGACAATGCGCTCTCGCATGGTGAGGAAGCGGCCTGA
- a CDS encoding MauE/DoxX family redox-associated membrane protein: protein MTDETTHDRQWAYALLRFILGINIFLHGAVRVPKWAAFAEGITQAFAGTVLPAVLVRAFAYVLVPWEVVVGALLVIGWRTREALVAGSLLMAALVFGTALREQWDGLATQMLYVLIYFVLLHFRQYNAWAVDTWRG from the coding sequence ATGACCGACGAAACCACCCACGACCGCCAGTGGGCCTACGCGCTGCTACGCTTCATTCTGGGCATCAACATCTTCCTGCATGGTGCCGTGCGCGTGCCCAAGTGGGCCGCCTTTGCGGAAGGCATCACGCAGGCCTTTGCCGGTACCGTGCTGCCGGCCGTGCTGGTGCGGGCGTTTGCCTACGTGCTGGTGCCCTGGGAAGTGGTGGTAGGCGCCCTGCTCGTGATAGGGTGGAGGACGCGTGAGGCGCTGGTTGCCGGAAGCCTGCTCATGGCCGCGCTCGTGTTTGGCACGGCCCTTCGCGAGCAATGGGACGGCTTGGCCACGCAGATGTTGTACGTGCTTATCTACTTCGTGCTGCTGCATTTCCGCCAGTACAACGCGTGGGCGGTAGACACGTGGCGGGGGTAG
- the gyrB gene encoding DNA topoisomerase (ATP-hydrolyzing) subunit B, whose protein sequence is MSQPTDLPDRAISAYAASNIQVLEGLEAVRKRPSMYIGDVGRRGLHHLVYEVLDNSIDEALAGHCDHIEVCIHDDGSVSVQDNGRGIPVDMHPQENRSALEVVMTVLHAGGKFDKDSYKVSGGLHGVGVSCVNALATRFVATVRRDGSVWRQSYRCGVPEGPVEELRPMRPEEETGTHIRFWPDADIFKETEFRFDTLSDRLRELAYLNKGVRILLEDEREDDEELGREEYYSEGGLREFVAYLDETRDPIHDGMIYIAEEDGEVPVEVAMRYNDSYNENVLSFVNNINTHEGGTHISGFRRALTRTLKSYAKQNGLLKKVNFKLSGDDFREGLTAVLSVKVAEPQFEGQTKTKLGNSEVQGIVESMVGTYLSRWLEDHPTQAEAIINKVVLAAQARAAARKARELVQRKSAFTSGGLPGKLADCTSRTPDESELYLVEGDSAGGSAKQARDRHFQAILPLRGKILNVEKARLDRILENNEIQNMVTALGTGLTSTEDAFSLDNLRYHKLVLMTDADVDGAHIRTLLLTFFYRQLRPLLEQGFIYIALPPLYRIQNGREEEYLWTDDAMQERMGALRNEGKKPTLQRYKGLGEMNPEQLWTTTMNPETRKLQQVTVENAAAADHIFSTLMGDSVEPRRKFIERNAKYATIDV, encoded by the coding sequence ATGAGCCAACCGACTGATCTGCCCGATCGCGCCATTAGCGCCTACGCGGCGTCCAACATTCAGGTGCTGGAGGGCCTAGAGGCGGTGCGTAAGCGCCCCTCCATGTACATCGGCGATGTGGGCCGCCGCGGCCTGCACCACCTGGTGTACGAAGTGCTAGATAACTCCATTGACGAGGCGCTGGCCGGGCACTGCGACCATATCGAGGTTTGCATCCACGATGATGGCTCGGTGTCGGTGCAAGACAACGGACGCGGCATTCCGGTGGACATGCACCCGCAGGAGAACCGCTCGGCGTTGGAAGTGGTGATGACGGTGCTGCACGCCGGCGGGAAGTTCGACAAGGACAGCTACAAGGTATCGGGCGGGCTGCACGGTGTGGGCGTCTCCTGCGTCAATGCGCTGGCCACGCGATTTGTAGCCACGGTGCGGCGCGACGGATCGGTGTGGCGGCAAAGCTACCGGTGCGGCGTGCCCGAGGGCCCCGTCGAGGAGCTGCGTCCCATGCGTCCCGAGGAAGAAACCGGCACGCACATCCGCTTCTGGCCCGATGCCGACATCTTTAAGGAGACTGAGTTTCGCTTCGACACGCTCTCCGATCGCCTGCGGGAGCTCGCCTACCTGAACAAGGGCGTGCGCATCTTGCTGGAAGACGAGCGCGAGGACGACGAGGAGCTGGGCCGCGAAGAATACTACTCGGAGGGCGGGCTGAGAGAGTTTGTAGCGTATCTCGACGAGACCCGCGATCCCATCCACGACGGCATGATTTACATTGCCGAAGAGGACGGCGAGGTGCCGGTGGAGGTGGCCATGCGCTACAACGACAGCTATAACGAGAACGTGCTGTCGTTTGTGAACAACATCAACACGCACGAAGGCGGCACGCACATTTCGGGCTTTCGGCGCGCGCTCACGCGAACGCTGAAGAGCTACGCCAAGCAGAACGGCTTGCTGAAGAAGGTGAACTTCAAGCTCTCCGGCGACGACTTCCGCGAAGGGCTTACGGCCGTTCTTTCGGTGAAGGTGGCCGAACCGCAGTTTGAGGGACAGACCAAGACGAAGCTTGGCAACTCGGAGGTGCAGGGCATCGTGGAGAGCATGGTGGGCACGTACCTGAGCCGCTGGCTGGAGGATCATCCCACGCAGGCTGAGGCCATCATCAACAAAGTGGTGCTGGCTGCGCAGGCGCGTGCGGCCGCCCGAAAGGCCCGCGAGCTGGTGCAGCGCAAAAGCGCCTTCACAAGCGGCGGCTTGCCCGGCAAGCTGGCCGACTGCACCTCGCGCACGCCCGACGAGAGCGAGCTGTACCTCGTAGAGGGCGACTCGGCCGGCGGATCGGCGAAGCAGGCCCGCGACCGCCATTTCCAGGCCATCCTGCCGCTGCGCGGCAAAATCCTGAACGTGGAGAAGGCGCGCCTCGACCGGATCCTCGAAAACAACGAGATCCAAAACATGGTGACGGCCCTGGGCACCGGGCTGACCTCCACCGAGGATGCCTTTAGCCTGGACAACCTGCGCTACCACAAGCTCGTCCTGATGACCGATGCCGACGTGGATGGCGCGCACATCCGCACGCTGCTGCTCACCTTCTTTTATCGCCAGCTGCGCCCGCTCCTGGAGCAGGGCTTCATCTACATTGCGCTGCCGCCGCTCTATCGCATTCAAAACGGCCGCGAGGAAGAGTACCTGTGGACCGACGATGCCATGCAAGAGCGCATGGGCGCGCTGCGGAACGAGGGCAAAAAGCCGACGCTGCAGCGCTACAAGGGCCTCGGCGAAATGAATCCGGAGCAGCTCTGGACAACTACCATGAACCCGGAGACCCGGAAGCTGCAGCAGGTAACCGTAGAAAATGCCGCGGCGGCCGATCATATCTTTAGCACGCTCATGGGCGATTCGGTTGAGCCCCGCCGCAAGTTCATTGAGCGCAATGCCAAGTACGCTACGATCGACGTGTAA
- a CDS encoding NifU family protein has product MPDAPDATPANDAALRNQIEEALDTIRPYLMADGGSVRVLNITDDHVVELELLGACGSCPMSTMTLRAGIEQALKRSVPQIKRVEAVNATAA; this is encoded by the coding sequence ATGCCCGATGCCCCCGACGCGACGCCCGCCAATGACGCGGCCCTGCGCAACCAGATTGAAGAGGCGCTCGACACCATACGCCCGTACCTCATGGCCGATGGCGGCTCGGTGCGCGTGCTTAACATCACCGACGACCATGTGGTGGAGCTAGAGCTGCTCGGCGCCTGCGGCTCGTGCCCCATGAGCACCATGACGCTGCGCGCGGGCATCGAGCAGGCCCTGAAGCGCTCCGTCCCACAAATCAAACGCGTGGAGGCCGTCAACGCCACGGCGGCCTAA
- a CDS encoding mercuric reductase has protein sequence MADHAYDYVLLGTGQATGTLIADLLTRGGSIAVIEGGDVGGTCVNVGCTPTKTLVASAKIAHKARTASEYGVETGPVSVDFDTVMERMNSIRHGSRDGLRGWLTSEEAVTFYHDWGRFVGEKAIAVGDATITAETIFVNVGARARVPSIDGLDDVDWLDNRRILELDAVPEHLVIVGGSYIGLEFGQVFRRFGAEVTILERADRLIGREDPDVSAAVREMLEDEGINIVCQAEAAHVTQADDGTIAVDLAASDGEAARTVAGSHLLIGAGRVPNSDRIDAAAGGLALNDRGEIVVNDVMQTGVEGVYALGDVNSAPGAFTHTSVNDTEIALSYLFGGDVPGGVRTVDDRTLTYALFTDPPLGRVGLTEQQALDEGINLLKATRSMDRISRAKEMGETKGFVKILVDADTSQLVGASVLGANGDEIISLFATIMHAEMPYDEFRTIVLAHPTISELMPWTLDSLEAVTPA, from the coding sequence ATGGCTGATCACGCGTACGACTATGTTTTGCTGGGCACCGGGCAGGCCACCGGCACACTCATCGCAGATTTGCTAACGCGCGGCGGCTCCATCGCTGTCATTGAGGGTGGAGACGTCGGCGGTACGTGTGTGAACGTGGGCTGCACGCCTACCAAGACACTCGTAGCCAGCGCTAAGATAGCGCACAAGGCCCGCACAGCTTCTGAATACGGGGTCGAGACGGGGCCGGTGTCGGTTGACTTCGACACGGTGATGGAGCGCATGAATAGCATTCGTCATGGGAGCCGCGACGGACTGCGCGGCTGGCTCACGTCGGAAGAGGCCGTCACGTTTTATCATGACTGGGGCCGCTTCGTTGGCGAGAAAGCGATTGCTGTAGGCGATGCCACCATCACTGCGGAGACGATCTTCGTGAACGTAGGCGCTCGGGCACGCGTCCCGTCCATCGACGGCCTCGACGATGTCGACTGGCTCGATAACCGCCGCATCCTGGAGCTCGACGCGGTGCCGGAGCATCTCGTCATTGTGGGCGGCAGCTACATTGGGCTGGAGTTTGGCCAGGTCTTTCGGCGCTTCGGGGCTGAGGTCACGATCTTGGAGCGTGCCGACCGCCTCATTGGCCGCGAAGATCCCGACGTCTCGGCGGCGGTCCGTGAGATGCTGGAAGACGAAGGCATTAACATCGTGTGCCAGGCCGAAGCCGCCCACGTGACGCAGGCCGATGACGGCACAATCGCGGTAGACCTAGCCGCTAGCGACGGTGAGGCTGCGCGCACGGTCGCTGGTTCGCATCTGCTGATTGGCGCCGGGCGCGTGCCAAACAGCGACCGCATCGACGCCGCGGCCGGGGGACTTGCGCTCAACGATCGCGGCGAGATTGTTGTGAACGACGTGATGCAGACCGGCGTGGAGGGCGTGTATGCGCTGGGCGACGTCAACAGCGCGCCGGGCGCTTTCACGCATACCTCGGTTAACGACACCGAAATTGCGCTCAGCTACCTGTTTGGGGGCGATGTCCCCGGCGGGGTGCGCACCGTCGACGACCGGACCCTGACCTACGCGCTCTTCACCGATCCGCCGCTTGGCCGCGTGGGGCTCACCGAGCAGCAAGCGCTTGACGAGGGCATCAACCTGCTGAAGGCTACCCGCTCCATGGACCGCATCAGCCGGGCGAAGGAGATGGGCGAAACGAAGGGCTTCGTTAAAATCCTGGTGGATGCCGATACGTCGCAGCTTGTGGGCGCTTCGGTGCTTGGTGCAAACGGCGACGAGATCATCAGCTTGTTTGCTACCATCATGCATGCCGAGATGCCGTACGACGAGTTCCGGACCATCGTGCTTGCGCACCCGACGATCTCCGAGCTTATGCCGTGGACGCTCGACAGCTTAGAGGCGGTGACGCCGGCATAG
- a CDS encoding NAD(P)H-binding protein, giving the protein MATDSATTLILGATGTVGRRLVRKLASGSAPIRAATRLPEAYAPPGARAEAVRFDFTDPSTFAPALEGVARVSMLAPSDTAVYPQLVPFIDAVAQSQAEHVVFMTAMGVDQAPDDVPLRRAELHLQASPLHATLLRPNWFMQNVLTYWHDMIMGDGVLRLPAGDAQTSFIDAGDIAAVAAAALTDAAHRGTAYTLTGPEALTYAEAADVLSQVWGRDISYEAVSDEAARAMFAQAGLDEAYAQMLVGLFQNVRAGHAAPVTEAVEEITGQPPRSLQQFARGAATAFASS; this is encoded by the coding sequence ATGGCTACCGATTCTGCGACGACGCTCATCTTGGGAGCCACGGGCACCGTAGGCCGGCGCCTCGTGAGAAAACTGGCATCCGGTTCTGCCCCGATCCGGGCGGCCACCCGCTTGCCCGAGGCGTACGCACCGCCCGGGGCCCGCGCGGAAGCGGTGCGCTTCGACTTCACCGACCCGTCGACCTTCGCCCCGGCGCTAGAGGGCGTAGCCCGCGTTTCTATGCTGGCGCCCTCCGACACGGCCGTCTACCCGCAGCTCGTTCCGTTCATCGACGCGGTGGCGCAGTCGCAGGCCGAGCACGTGGTGTTCATGACGGCGATGGGCGTGGACCAGGCGCCCGACGATGTGCCGCTGCGCCGCGCCGAACTGCATCTGCAGGCGAGCCCCCTGCACGCCACCCTCCTGCGGCCCAACTGGTTCATGCAAAATGTTCTGACGTACTGGCACGACATGATCATGGGCGACGGCGTGCTTCGGCTGCCGGCGGGCGATGCCCAGACGAGCTTCATTGACGCCGGAGACATCGCGGCCGTCGCGGCGGCGGCCCTCACCGATGCGGCACATCGCGGCACCGCGTACACGCTGACCGGTCCCGAGGCCCTCACCTATGCCGAGGCCGCCGACGTGCTGTCGCAGGTTTGGGGCCGCGACATCTCCTACGAGGCGGTCAGCGACGAAGCGGCCCGCGCGATGTTTGCGCAGGCGGGGCTTGACGAGGCGTATGCGCAGATGCTGGTGGGCCTGTTCCAGAACGTGCGCGCCGGCCACGCCGCGCCTGTCACCGAGGCCGTTGAGGAGATTACCGGGCAGCCGCCGCGCTCGTTGCAGCAGTTTGCCCGCGGTGCAGCAACGGCTTTTGCATCGTCGTGA
- the rfbD gene encoding dTDP-4-dehydrorhamnose reductase, protein MDKPTLLLLGATGQVGQYLHRTLQPVGTVAAPGRERANLEAPATLRAVVRDVEPSIIVNAAAYTAVDDAEEEAERAHAINAVAPGVLAEEARRLGAWLVHYSTDYVFDGTHDRLYTEDDPVAPVNVYGETKAAGEAAVQAAGGRFVTLRTSWVYSPYRSNFLRTMLRLAETHDTLRVVNDQYGSPTWAGWIAEATTSIVQQLAADDPTEKRGVYHLCSQGCTSWHGFAEAIMDAFDLAVAVQPIPTRDYPTPAARPAHTAMTSAKAKARFGCSIPSWRTQLAACAAAMRDAPTKI, encoded by the coding sequence ATGGATAAGCCAACCCTTTTGCTGTTGGGGGCCACGGGGCAAGTGGGGCAGTACCTGCACCGTACCCTGCAACCGGTGGGTACCGTCGCGGCCCCCGGGCGCGAGCGGGCCAACCTCGAAGCCCCCGCCACCCTTCGTGCCGTTGTGCGCGACGTGGAGCCGAGCATCATCGTGAATGCTGCGGCCTACACCGCCGTTGACGACGCCGAAGAAGAGGCGGAGCGTGCGCACGCCATCAACGCCGTGGCTCCTGGGGTGCTAGCCGAAGAGGCCCGCCGGCTGGGCGCTTGGCTGGTGCACTACTCCACCGATTACGTCTTCGATGGCACCCACGACCGGCTGTACACCGAGGACGACCCCGTGGCGCCGGTAAACGTCTACGGCGAAACGAAAGCTGCGGGCGAGGCTGCTGTGCAAGCGGCCGGCGGACGGTTCGTGACGCTGCGTACCAGCTGGGTGTACAGCCCCTACCGGTCCAATTTTTTGCGCACCATGCTGCGGCTGGCCGAAACGCATGACACGCTGCGGGTGGTAAACGATCAGTACGGAAGCCCCACGTGGGCCGGTTGGATTGCCGAGGCCACCACGTCGATCGTGCAACAGCTCGCCGCCGACGACCCCACCGAAAAGCGCGGCGTGTACCACCTGTGCAGTCAGGGATGTACCTCGTGGCACGGGTTTGCAGAAGCCATTATGGACGCATTCGACCTGGCCGTGGCCGTACAGCCCATTCCCACCCGCGACTACCCGACGCCCGCGGCGCGCCCCGCGCACACCGCGATGACCTCCGCAAAGGCCAAAGCGCGCTTCGGCTGTTCCATTCCCTCGTGGCGCACGCAGCTCGCGGCCTGCGCAGCAGCGATGCGCGATGCCCCGACAAAGATTTGA
- a CDS encoding DsrE family protein, translating into MHIITTIGPENATKAVLPFIAAKGAMSQGEASAFFAMQEATYLASTRHADLSELKAPGLPTVRAVVDALLQQDMIEAFVVCKPCAEARGITADDLAPWARFGGAGDMAKQAAAHDTTLTF; encoded by the coding sequence ATGCATATCATCACCACCATCGGACCCGAAAATGCGACGAAAGCCGTCCTGCCCTTCATTGCGGCCAAAGGCGCCATGAGCCAGGGCGAGGCGTCGGCGTTTTTTGCGATGCAAGAAGCCACCTACCTCGCCAGCACGCGCCATGCCGACTTGTCGGAGCTCAAGGCCCCCGGCCTGCCCACGGTACGGGCCGTCGTCGATGCGCTCCTGCAGCAGGACATGATTGAGGCGTTTGTGGTGTGCAAGCCGTGCGCCGAGGCCCGCGGCATCACAGCCGACGACTTGGCCCCGTGGGCGCGGTTTGGCGGGGCGGGCGACATGGCCAAGCAGGCAGCTGCCCACGACACCACCCTCACGTTTTGA